A region of Granulibacter bethesdensis DNA encodes the following proteins:
- a CDS encoding ATP12 family chaperone protein, whose translation MKRFWKEAAVVEEAAGLTVTLDGRPMRLPGGVSLRFANRALAEAIAVEWGQAGAPGEPFSFDMVPMTRLAGTAQERVAVDPAASVEALVSYGGSDLLCYRADGPEELTTRQERLWQPLLDWAEQRYGARLHVTTGIIHVSQPEASLMALRAALAALDPAALAALGIVVPALGSLVIGLALAEGRLDPAEALEIALLDDIYQEEKWGTDAEAAKRRAHLAADVETAIRFLRLSAGVAEQEGETAQ comes from the coding sequence GTGAAGCGTTTCTGGAAAGAAGCAGCGGTGGTGGAGGAAGCAGCGGGACTGACGGTGACCCTTGATGGTCGTCCGATGAGGTTGCCGGGCGGTGTCTCGCTTCGTTTCGCCAATCGGGCACTGGCCGAGGCGATTGCCGTGGAGTGGGGGCAGGCAGGTGCACCGGGGGAGCCGTTCAGCTTCGACATGGTGCCGATGACCCGTCTGGCGGGAACCGCGCAGGAGCGTGTGGCGGTTGATCCGGCGGCGTCGGTGGAGGCGCTGGTCTCTTATGGCGGCAGTGACCTGCTTTGTTACCGTGCCGATGGGCCGGAGGAACTGACAACCCGGCAGGAACGGCTTTGGCAGCCTCTGCTCGACTGGGCAGAGCAGCGATATGGTGCGCGCCTGCATGTGACGACGGGGATTATTCATGTGTCCCAGCCAGAGGCATCGCTGATGGCGTTGCGAGCCGCTCTGGCGGCTTTGGACCCGGCCGCTCTGGCGGCGCTCGGGATTGTGGTCCCGGCCCTGGGCAGTCTCGTCATTGGCCTCGCCCTGGCAGAGGGGCGGCTTGATCCGGCGGAGGCACTCGAAATCGCATTGCTGGATGACATATATCAGGAAGAGAAATGGGGTACGGATGCCGAGGCCGCCAAACGCCGTGCCCATCTTGCCGCTGATGTTGAAACCGCGATCCGCTTCCTGCGCCTGAGCGCAGGTGTGGCGGAACAGGAGGGAGAAACGGCGCAGTGA